atctcaagacgctttccatgaagagcaggtctagaccaaactcttttattagagagacccaatgattcaggaattcaacattcaGGATTCAAGAATcaccacatgagcagcatcagatattagattaggacacagtggaggaagaactcccctttaacaggaagaaaccttgaacagaaccaggatcagagggggggggctttctgtcagggtccgtgttgggtggaggttggacagagagagagagagagagagagagagagagacaaagcaaacagcagccaaaatactaacagcagctatagcactgacaataggaatgtgactaataaattagcactatggtagcactgaaaaacatgatgagtggctgacgatccgcagcagtgattcatgaagccagagaaccacatcagcaggaccaggaccaggatccacaggaaccagagaaccacaggaccaggaccaggatccacaggaaccagagaaccacagcaggagaaccaggaccaggatctacaggaacctgagggatgagaaaagcacagaaaggctccggggaagataccaagttagtaacagacattaagcggacatgaagcatcaggatggagaggaagaggaagagagaggagcccagtgcatcatgggagtcccccggcagtctgagcctatagcagcataactaggggctggtccaagacctgatccagccctaaactataggctttatcactaaggaaggtttttagtctactcttaaatgtagagagggtgtctgccccccgaacccagactggaaggaggttccacaggagaggagcctgatagctgaaagctctggctccatcactactttagaggactttaggaaccaccagtagacctgcagtctgggagcacagtgctctagtggggtagtacggtactatgagctctttaagatatgatggagcctgaacattaagagctttggaggtgaggagaaggattttaaactctattctagattttactggaagccagtgaagagaagccagtacaggagaaagatggtctcttctcttagttctcgtcagaacaggagcagcagcgttctggaccagctggagagtctttaaggacttattggagcagcctgataataaggaacagaaataatccaacctagaagtgacaaatgcgtagactagtttttctgcatcatctatagacaggatggacctgattaGCGGGGCTTGCTAGCTCGGCTAACACTACTGGTAACAATGGCAACGCTAGCATCAGCTTTGGTCTGCTTAACATCCGCTCGCTTACGGGTAAAGGACATCTTGTCCAGGATCTCCTTGCTGACCGTAAGTTTGACTTTCTGTGTTTATCTGAAACATGGCAACAGCCTAATGACTTTACGTCCCTGAATGATTCCATTCCTTCCGGGTTTGTTTACAACTGTCAACCACGTGACCCTGGCCGAGGAGGAGGTCTCGCAATGATTTATCGTGAGATGTGGAAAGTCTCCCCGGTCTCTTTTCCAGTTTCACACTCGTTTGAATCCACTGTCTCACAGCTCTCTGGTCCTATCCCCACAATCATTGCCACAGTCTACCGACCTCCTAAGCCAAACAAGGACTTTTTAACTGAATTCTCCGTATTCCTCACCCCTCTTACCACGCTCCCTCCCAATGTAATCTTGCTGGGAGACTTCAACATTCACATGGACATCAGTAGCAATCCTCTAACCCGGGACTTTGCATCCTGTCTCGACAGTTTTGGTTTACAACAATACTCCACTTTCCCTACACACTCCAAAGGCCACACCCTGGACTTAATATGCTGCTCTGGTTTGACTCCTGCTGACTGCAAGGCAGATGCTGTCCCCTTCTCGGATCATATGCTGCTGTCCTTCAGCGTAAACCTCAAACTCTCCAGGACAATTCCCCCACACACCATCTCCTTCCGGAATATCAGATTAATACTCTCACTGCTGATATTGACTCCCTCCCCAGGGCTGACTGTTTTTCCACCCCGGACAACTTGGTCTCCCACTACAACAGCAGCCTCCAAGATCTCCTGGATAACCTGGCCCCCCTCAAAACCAGATCTGTCACCTTCACCCAATCTTCACCGTggttcactccctctctccgaCAGTTTAAAACCAAAGGACGCCGACTTGAACGTCAGCAAACTGGTCTCACCATTCACAAGGACATGTACAACAACCATCTATCCCATTataaaaactgtatttcacAAGTCAAATCCACCTACTAATCTGGTCTGATCAGCTGTAATGAAGGAGACACCAAGGCTTTATTCTCCTTACTCAGAAACATCACTCAACCCCCTGATTCACTTCCTCCACACATGTATACAATTGTTTCCTGTAATAACCTAATTTCCTTCTTCTCAGACAAAATCACCACCATCCATTAGCAACTTATTCCTACCATGCCTGCAAGTTCGCCCTCCTTTCCCCCTGTTGTTCCTCCTTCACAGTCACTGTCAGTGTTCACCCTACCCTCTGTCTCTGAAATTATGGAACTTATTAAAAAATCAAGAACCTCTACCTGCCGACTTGACCCCCTTCCTACAGCTGCGGCTCCCCCTCTGGCCCCCCTCATCACACACATAACCCACTCTTCCCTCACCACTGGAATTGTCCCCTCAACCCTTAAAATGGCTGCTGTCACCCCCACACTCAAGAAACCTGGTGCTGATCCGAACAACTACAATAATCTCTGTCCTATTTCCAATCTTCCATTCCTCTCCAAAATCCTTGAAAAAACAGTTGCTTCTCATCTTCAATCTCATCTGTCACACAATAACCTCTACGAACAGTTTCAATCTGGTTTCCGCCCCCTTCACTCCACCGAAACAGCCTTACTTAAAATAACCAATGATCTCCTCCTTGCTGCTGATTCTGGTCTGTTATCCATCCTCATCTTACTTGATCTGAGTGCAGCCTTTGACACCATCTCCCACACCATCCTCCTGGACAGACTTCACACTATTGGCATCACACAGACACCCCTCACCTGGTTTAAATCCTATCTCTCTGGCCACACTCAGTTCATCCAGCTAAAATCCTTCACTTCCTACCCGGTCCCAGTCACCACAGGTGTGCCCCAGGGCTCAGTCTTGGCCACATCCTTCGTAAACATAACATTCAGTTCCACTGCTACGCGGATGACACCCAGCTCTACATCTACACTAAACCCGACTCCATCATCCCACCTTCCTCCCTCACCAACTGCCTCCTTGAAATAAAGTTCTGGTTCACACTAAACTTCCTCAAATtaaacagtgataaaacagaaatgttactAATTGGCTCCAGATCCACTCTCAACAAATCCCATAGTTTCTCCATTCCATTTGaccactcctccatctccccctcccctcaggtGAAGAGTCTGGGTGTCATCCTCGACAGCACACTTTCTTTCACTTCACTCATTAACAACATAACCCGGTCAGCCTACTTCCACCTCCGTAACATCAACCACCTGcgcccctccctcacccctcactCCACCGCCATTCTGGTTCACAGCCTAGTCACTTCCTGTCTTGATTACTGTAACTCCCTTCTGTTCGGTCTCCCCCAAAAAACCCTCCATAAGCTTCAACTGGTCCAGAACTCAGCAGCTCGTATCATCTCTAGAACACCTTCCACTCATCACGTCACACCCGTTCTGcaacagcttcactggctccccATCACCTATCGCATTCAATATAAAGTCCTGCTTCACACATTCAAAGCCATCCACAGcctcgcccctccatacctcTCTGACCTCACCCACGTTTCTGCACCTACCCGCACCCTCCGaacctcttcctctgtccatctctctgttccctctgctCGCCTTGTCACCGTGGGGGGCCGAGCATTCAGCCGCTCGGCTCCCCAGTTATGGAACTCACTCCCCCCGGACCTCCGTATAACCGACTCCTTACTGCTCTTCAAATCCAGACTCAAAACCCATCTTTTCACACTTTCCTACTCcctctgattcattttgcactgctaatgtattttattgcttgtttttatacctgttttacacctgttttatctattatattgtatgttttatttgtattctgtacggcgaccttgtgagctttgaaaggcgccctaaaaataaaatgtattattattattattattaagacaCTTTCTGTAAAGAGCAGGTTGCAcaacaaacaaccaaaataataacagtaactatagtactgacaacacgaatatgactaataatgatcaatatggtagcagtgaaaaacatgacaatagttctgaataatctgaataataataacaggacgaatattagtaaaaagtgtTGGTAACTGACGAtacgcagcagtgattcatgaagccagagaaccacagcaggagaaccaggaccaggatccacaggacccagagaaccacagcaggagaaccaggaccaggatccacaggaaccagagagatgagaaaagcacaaaaagaagTGACTGAGGGTTATTGGTGGGCAGATTGTAGTTATATCTGCAGGTACAATGATTAATCAGTGGATCAGGCAGCTCAAGTCATAAAAATTAGCATTCTGATTAATAATGAATGGGTTGCAGGTAGGTGAAATGATGCATcattattaacacacacacacacccctccgCATCATAAATTAGAAGTGTGTTTCCCCATTAAGAGAGATGGTGTGCACATTTACGTTCTCCTGTATAAATCCAAAGCTCTATCAGAGCTCTCTAAAACATGAGCTTAAGGTCTCATTCTGTGCCTGGAAAGTTTCCTCCATCTTGTCAAGTTTATAACTACAgttttttcagtaaatgtccCTCAGtattttgctgctgtaacattaCTGTGCAGTTGAAAATTGCGGGCTCCAAGATTTTATGCCCAGAGGCCTCTGCATTCTTAATCCATGCTTGACTGTTAAGGACAGTGacttttttcatcttaatgTGAATCAGCATGGAGAATGCAGGGAGGCTATTTCAAATACCCCTTTATGGCCCTTTTCAATTCTTTTTTAGGTTATAAactaaatgtattaatgtatttatcaaaAACTATAACTTGGGTGCTGTGGGCATCCATAAGCGGAGGCTGCTGTACTGCTAGCAGATAATGGATAGCcagacagtaaaacacagttcaAGTTATAATTCCAATTCCATTGTTGACAAATGATGTACATTGATAAAATCTTAAATATCCTTAAAGATGTACAACTATATTAGTGTGTTATAAAAcatgcattacattacattttgtacatatactgtgtatattgttatattcctgttacattatattcattcttattctattcttattttattttgtaactattttcttgcaccaaatttcattgtaccgcaatgacaataaaggctattctgttctattctattctattaaaTGTTATATGTACCGCTTAAAAGGTACTGCACCGCGTTCATTACATTATGCATTATGCATTTTGATGTTTACCATGCACAGTACATGGATCACATCCACACAGCTTTGTTTGTACAGATGTGCATTGTATAATGGCATGTTAGACTACTGTTGAGCCCATATCTATAAATTGTCCACTTACAAATCAGAGTGCCAAACAGTGTGTTGCATGTAAAAGAGaccattgtttgtttgttattacTCTCTATTGTAACTTCAAAGAATGCTTACTGTGTTGACGTCCCTATGGACAAATCCATTCTAAAGACTTCTAGGGTATCCAGTCACATGGAAATGTGACAAATGCCCCTCAGCATTCTATAGGTCTCTACACCATGTTGCCGGGTCAGGGGTTTATACAATGAGGGCCATGGagtctttgggttttggtcaGGTATAAAAGTAACAGTTAAAAACAGGACTAGCATCAGTTTACCCGCGGCATAATTCTAAGAATTAACACCACCACCATGACCATGGGCAAGGTAAGCACACTTACCCATCCCAGCTCTTTCTGATTAATTATTCCTTACATCGATTTTACTGTGAGCTTTATTCCTTTTCCAGATCATCTTCTACGAGGACAGGAACTTCCAGGGTCGTTCCTATGAGTGCATGAGCGACTGCGCTGACATGTCCTCCTACATGAGCAGGTGTCACTCCTGCAGGGTGGAGAGCGGCTGCTTCATGGTCTACGACCGTCCCAACTACATGGGAAACCAGTACTTCATGAGGAGGGGCGAGTATGCTGACTACATGAGCATGATGGGATGGAGCGGTGCTATCAGGTCTTGCCGTATGATCCCCATGGTAGGTATAAAGCAGCATCCATCACATGATGGATTTAATAACCAAACGTGATATCAAgacattaatttgtttttactctctctaaataaaacagcacagagGCCAGTTCAGGATGAGGATCTACGAGAGGGAGAACTTCGGTGGTATGATGCATGAGCTGATGGACGACTGCGACAACATCATGGACCGCTACCGTATGTCCGACTGCCAGTCCTGCAACGTGATGGACGGCCACTGGCTGATGTACGAGCAGCCCAACTACAGAGGCAGGATGATGTACATGAGGCCCGGAGAGTACAGGAGCTTCATGAGCATGGGATACAGCGGCATGAGGTGGATGAGCATGAGGCGCATCATGGACATGTAAAAACACTTCtctaaataaactgaaaaacaaaacttttttgacaaaatgtttctaCCTGCTGTAATTTAATGTGAATTTAGTACATGATTAGGCAGCCATTCAAATATTATGTGAGAGAGGATTTTCGAATGATTTTTAGCACACACCACCTACATACTTTACATCATAGGTGCTTAGTTATGTTTTCAGCTGGGGGAGCAAACTAAGAAAGATGCATAATTAtgtcaggggtcagagggcCCTGCCCccagaaaaataaattactaataAACTACTTAACTTTTGGAAATGGGTGTGGTATGAGACCACATTGGTAAATCAACTTGTCTACATAGATCCTGGAAGAAGAATCCTTATCTCCATAGATATCTCCCAGGGTATgaatccctctctctctccaatgaAGACACTGAATAGGGTGACCACCAATCAACACTCTATTGTAATTGAATATTGGGGAGCGTGGGTTACATGCAAAGGGACAGCCACGCAGTTTCTTTGTCGCCCTCcacaaacaataaacaatatctaCAATAACAAAAATCTTGGAGGGAGTAAGGTCGGACTAAACACCCTTTCACAGCATGCCATGACACCAATGCCTTAAACTCAAGCCAAATTAGTAAGGGTCTGAGCATAAAGGCTCATAGAATTTGGATGTTAGAGTATATTTGATTAATGGCTACTTGCCTTGTAACAAAAAAGTTGTCACAATTGTTTTATCACAGCGTACTCCTGTACTGAAATAATGGGGCACGAGGGAGCATTGagataaagaaatgaaatcTAGGTAGAATGTTGACCTTGATTATTGATGCACGGCTGCAAAATGAATTGGGCATTGAGAATCATCTGTTGAAATCACTTTTAAATAATTATGTTGCGTGTATAGCCAAAATTATGTTTAACTGTTGTGTGAATCAAAGGGAAAATTTCTTCCTTATGTAAAATGTTTGACAACTGGGATATATGGAAGGAACGGGTGTATTCAGTGGTAGCAAAACAGATTTCTGTTCATATTAAACCAGATAGTTTAacatattaattaaaaataagcGGTGATTGTGGAATACATTGTGTGATATTATCTATATGCAATAGTACATCATCTGCATATAaagaaatgtgatgatttgtCCCATTAAAAGAGAATGGAGACAGCAAAGGTGATTGATGGATGGTCGTGCCATTGGCTTGAGAAAAAGTACAAACAGCAAAGGACTTGAAGGGCAACTCTACCTCGACCCTCTCAAAGTGGCAAAATGGGGGCAGCAGTTCCTGCCTGTGAGCACCATAGCTGTTGGAGGACTATCTCATCAAGAaccattctttaaaaaaaatctagacAATCAAAGGCTTTCATTGTATCTAACGAGAGAATAGCAGCTAGAGAAATCAAGCCTTTGGCACCATCTATGGCTGGTCTGGTCGCTATGCACTACTTTCGTCATGTGACCCTGAAGGTGTCGAGCCAACACTGTGGCATAAATCTTTATGTCTCCATTTAGGAGTGAAATGGGCCTGTGGCTAGGACACTGTGCTAGGTCTTTGCCTTTTTTAGAAGCAAAGATATCACTGCAGTGTTAACGTCCCTCAAGAATGGACCCTTCTAATTGAAAACTGTATCATATCCACGAGCAAAAGATCGAGCAAGAGCCAAAAGGCAAGGTAAAACTGGCAAATTTTCAGATTCAATACTAGACAATCGCTCCACAAATAGTATTTAAAAAGCTTTTGCTTGCAAATTTATCAAAGCCAATCTCAGATCTATATAGTACTTTGTAGAGAGAGGTGCAGGTCAAGTTTACACTCTTTGGGTTGGTTTGAGCAGTATCATCTTTAGATTTGACACTAAAAATATCAGAGAAATGTTCGCTGGTCCAGAGTCTCTGGGCCAACAAATGGCTGGTTCCtgaggatcctggtcctggttctcctgctgtggttctctggttcctgaggatcctggtcctggttcttctgctgtggttctctggttcctgtggatcctggtcctggttctcctggctgtggttctctggcttcatgaatcactgctgcggatcgtcagccactgccactttttactaatattagtaattttattattattcatatattaattattgttattcactgttaccatattcatcagtcatattcctattatcagtgATATAGTTACAATTATTATGGTTGTTTTCTGTGAATctcccctcccacctctctctctctccctctccctctctctcacacagaccccgacagaaagccctcCCCCCCGAttggttctgttcgaggtttctttccattaaaggggagtttttcctgttaaaagggagctcttcctgccactgtttcctaatataatatctgatgcttgctcatgtggggattcttggatccttaatgttgaattcctgaatcactgggtctctctcttaattaaagagtttggtctgagctgctctttatggaaagtgtcaAGAGATAACATTTGTTGTGAATTGGCCCTATATAAATAAGGATTTAATGACTgattttttgattgattgaaggCTAGTTCTTGCAAGATGGAGGTAATAATTCTGCCTGGTTCTGTCCTGCCTGAGAAGAgaattgatttcttttttaacaaaCTATTCCAAAAGGGGTCTAATTATGTATGCCATTAATACCTATTGCACATGAACCTGATAAACCAGGGGTGAAAATCACTGCATGCATAAAATGCTACTGCACATCAATTAGCACCGCTATCAATTCAC
This region of Pempheris klunzingeri isolate RE-2024b chromosome 10, fPemKlu1.hap1, whole genome shotgun sequence genomic DNA includes:
- the LOC139208598 gene encoding gamma-crystallin M3-like isoform X1, with protein sequence MYRLKGTIIFYEDRNFQGRSYECMSDCADMSSYMSRCHSCRVESGCFMVYDRPNYMGNQYFMRRGEYADYMSMMGWSGAIRSCRMIPMHRGQFRMRIYERENFGGMMHELMDDCDNIMDRYRMSDCQSCNVMDGHWLMYEQPNYRGRMMYMRPGEYRSFMSMGYSGMRWMSMRRIMDM
- the LOC139208598 gene encoding gamma-crystallin M3-like isoform X2, with protein sequence MTMGKIIFYEDRNFQGRSYECMSDCADMSSYMSRCHSCRVESGCFMVYDRPNYMGNQYFMRRGEYADYMSMMGWSGAIRSCRMIPMHRGQFRMRIYERENFGGMMHELMDDCDNIMDRYRMSDCQSCNVMDGHWLMYEQPNYRGRMMYMRPGEYRSFMSMGYSGMRWMSMRRIMDM